The following is a genomic window from Osmerus eperlanus chromosome 18, fOsmEpe2.1, whole genome shotgun sequence.
GAGGTAGTTCTCACTATCCCACTTGAATGTAGTCTGGTTGATGAGCTGGAGCTTGTTGCTGCTCAGATCAAGATCCCAGAGGCTCCCGGCTTGTTTAAGGAAACCAGGGGCCAGCTGTGAAATCCGGTTGTGGCTCAAATCCAGCCGCCTCAAAGACGAGTTTGACAAGTTCTCCACAACAAACTCAAGATGGTTCAAACTCAAGTCCAGTTCTTCTAAGTAcagttgttgttggagcatGTTCCACCTGAAGGCCTTCATCCGGTTCCCACTCAGACTAAGCCGTCTAAGAGTCTTGGGTAGGTAGTCATACACCATTTTAGGGATATGGGAAAGCTTGTTGAGGGACAAATCCAAGGTGGTCAGGTTGGTTAAGTTTTGAAACAGATTGTAATAGCCCTTCCTTTTCCACATGATGTGTAATCGGTTGGCTCTGAAGTTGAGCTCCTGAAGAGACTTACTGGACATTTGCTTGTCTGTGAGGGTGCTGATCTCGTTCCAGCTCAGGTTCAGGGTTttcagagagggcaggaggtccAGGAAATTCAGGCTGTGGTTAAGACCACTCATCAGAAAGTAGTGGGCATTACCAGTCAGATCCAGCACTTCCAGCTCTGGAAGTTCCCTAAAGGCATCCCTGTCGCGCATGTACAGCTTGTTATAGGAGATGTCCAAGTACTTCAGTCTTGGGAAATGTAAGAACTGACTACCATTGAACATGTCCCCGATAAAGTTAAAGGAGAGGTTGAGACAGGCGGTGTTTTCTAGTCCCTGTAATGCTTCTGGGTCGATGCTTATGATGTTGTTTCTGCTTAAGTCCAGCACGGGCCCATATGCAGAGCACTCTGGTTTAATGCTGGGAGGGAACCGGCGGTAGAGTTGGTCTTTGTGAATGTAAGGGTGAAACCGGCGTCTTACTGAGTTCGATTTACAGCCAGACTCGCACGCAGACAAAGCATCGGCACTCGGAGACTGGAAGGACAGTCGATTTTCCGACAAGTCTACAACGTTTAAATTGTGGAACTTGTTGAAGAGAGTGAGGTTCGCCCTTAGGAGGAAGTTGGTGGCAAAATTTAACACGGACAAATTGGTTAAACTGTAGAGGGGCTCCAAATCGTTttcagagagatggaaaaaaaCGTAGCTCTCCAAGTGTAACGTCTTCAGAGAGGTCAGTTTGGAAAAGCTCTTTGATAGGTTTAAATTGTGGGAATACGATTCGTCCGTGTTGTACGACAGGTCCATCACCTCCACTCGTGGTAACATGGCGAGGAAGTCCCCCGTGGCCATGTCACCAATGAGAAAGTTGAATGCGAGGTAGAGGTACTGTAGACTGGTTAGGTTCTGAAACCAGGAAGGCTGTACGCTTCGGAGAGAGTTCCCCGACAGCCTCAGCTCTTCCAGGTGAGCAAGAGGAGCAAAGGCATTCGGGTGGATCTGCAGTTCTCCGTTGGGTGTTTCACACGGCTGGCAGAAGAAAGGCGTGTTAGCGCAGACAGGGCAGTTACCCGACAGATCCAGTAATTTCAGGTTCACCAGGTTCCTCAGGTCGCCAGCGTGAATACGGTCAATAGTATTTAGCTTGAGTTtaagtgagaggagggagagcgggaggcaCCGAGGAATCGCCTTCAGTCGGTTGAAGGACAGCGTCAGGTTCATCAGATACCTTAAATGAAccaaggatttttttttaattttcaggGACTTTTTACCACAACTCCCCAAGTAGCAGTTGGCAGCCAAATGGAGGACCGTAATGTTTGGGGTATCTTTGAAGTCTCCTGGTTTCACCTTGGTGATGAAGTTGGAGTTTAGGTTTAGGAACTGCAGTCCAGAAGGGAGGCCCCCTGGAACAGTGTGAAGGCTGTTGCCGTTAAGATGCAGTTCTCTCAGCTTCCTCATCCCTGAGAATGTGTCTTTCTTTATCTTCAGTGGTTGCTTGGGAGATTTGGGTCTGTTGAATCCTAGATCTAGAAATTCTAGATTCTGAAGGTTACAAAAGGAGGCGGCGGAGATCTTCTCGATGAGGTTTCCGGAGAGCGTGAGGTCCGTGGCGTTCCAGCCAATTCCTGTGGGTATGTTGGATATCTTTCTGTTTGAGCAGTCGAAGActtgtgattggttgattgaGATTTTACAGGGTAATTTTCTCAGAGACCAGCTCAGGCCACAGCAACCGCATGAGTTACCCAGTAGCACCAGCAGAAGCAGAAGCTTCTGGAAGGCAGACTGAGGAGGAACCCTAAGTAGAAACAATATAATCCAGGTGGCAACTGGAATAAATActttacaaataataataattgggaTTCCTTTTGAGTAAAGCATGTTGTACTTACTTTTGCTGTCTCTCCATTGTCTTGTCTGGTAAGAAGTGAGAATAAAAGTGATTGATTGTCAAAGCACATTGAGGAACTGCAAGAACACTTCCCTATCACAAGTTTTACTGATGTAATTCTCTGAGTCAGAGTGCGAATTAAACATGACAATCGGGGGTCAACTTattctccagggcgtaaagtaatatttaccccccccccccctgttctttttacctcttttggtgTGGTCCAaatcttaattaggggggtcaagccccccgccccccccaagcACGGCCGTAATTTGAACCCTGCTCTGAGTAGGCCTATCTATGAGGGATTATAACCTATTGGCTAGACACGGAAGAATAAATTACATAAAATGAAAGCAGTAGACCGTACTACTACACATGcacttgtgtgtctttgtttaatgtttgcaattAAAGGCCAGAAGAGTATGAATTTTGAGAGTATGAATAACGTTGTATTATATATACTGAAGCCTTCCACGTtaatttcttgatttattgatcCTGCTGCCCATTAGAGTAAAGAATCCGAAATAAACTAACATGTCTGGCTGCGCATAGCGTGTCAGTTCTCATAACACAATTTCAGCCAAAACCTTTCAAAAGTGACCAGAAACCTACGTACGTTTGGTTCATAGAACAAATGTCCTACATTTTCAAGTGTCCCTGTTGGCCGTACAAACTTGATACAAATGGTTAACAAAAAATAGCCTACACGTGAAGGCTAAGCTATACAACAAATATAACAACAGTAACTAGTTACTGTTGTTATATTTGTAACAACTGACTTGATCCTTCGCTGTTTACTTCGCAGTTCAATTAGCCTACTGATCTTTTTAGCGTTTTTCTTGTTGAAATGAATGAGTTCTGAGCTCGATTAGTTTTTATTGTGGTGTATCTAGATGTAGGCCTCGTCCACTCGAATTTACATAGGCTAGTTGTCACATCACATGCTTATAGGCtactatatttaattatatactTTATATTACATAATATACTAATATAGTATATAATAAATACTTATTATATGATTTGTTCGCTAGATAAGATGTTGGATATAATACACTAAAGGTTTCCTGTGGGAACTTTGTGTTTTACAACCTGCGGAGGGTGGTAGGTTACTGCGCGCACATGCCCAGTAAGGTTGTTTTTGCGCACAAGCTCCTATAAGAAAGCGCTGGAGTCTCGTTTTCATTTTCAGACTGTATTCCGGAGACTGCGGAA
Proteins encoded in this region:
- the tlr8b gene encoding toll-like receptor 8b; the protein is MLYSKGIPIIIICKVFIPVATWIILFLLRVPPQSAFQKLLLLLVLLGNSCGCCGLSWSLRKLPCKISINQSQVFDCSNRKISNIPTGIGWNATDLTLSGNLIEKISAASFCNLQNLEFLDLGFNRPKSPKQPLKIKKDTFSGMRKLRELHLNGNSLHTVPGGLPSGLQFLNLNSNFITKVKPGDFKDTPNITVLHLAANCYLGSCGKKSLKIKKKSLVHLRYLMNLTLSFNRLKAIPRCLPLSLLSLKLKLNTIDRIHAGDLRNLVNLKLLDLSGNCPVCANTPFFCQPCETPNGELQIHPNAFAPLAHLEELRLSGNSLRSVQPSWFQNLTSLQYLYLAFNFLIGDMATGDFLAMLPRVEVMDLSYNTDESYSHNLNLSKSFSKLTSLKTLHLESYVFFHLSENDLEPLYSLTNLSVLNFATNFLLRANLTLFNKFHNLNVVDLSENRLSFQSPSADALSACESGCKSNSVRRRFHPYIHKDQLYRRFPPSIKPECSAYGPVLDLSRNNIISIDPEALQGLENTACLNLSFNFIGDMFNGSQFLHFPRLKYLDISYNKLYMRDRDAFRELPELEVLDLTGNAHYFLMSGLNHSLNFLDLLPSLKTLNLSWNEISTLTDKQMSSKSLQELNFRANRLHIMWKRKGYYNLFQNLTNLTTLDLSLNKLSHIPKMVYDYLPKTLRRLSLSGNRMKAFRWNMLQQQLYLEELDLSLNHLEFVVENLSNSSLRRLDLSHNRISQLAPGFLKQAGSLWDLDLSSNKLQLINQTTFKWDSENYLGRLSLYNNPWRCTCDLLYFHLWMRENDVELPLLATSVTCHFPQEMRGKSVLTYDIQACVSDDKAMAIFIVTSFHIILLLFASVTARLFYWDLAYVLEYALAKLKHRRLPSPGYAYDAFVMYDTKDPLASDWVLNRLRVELEERGERVRPLCLEERDWQPGAPVLENLSASVQRSRKTVLVITEGFLSHGVVRMAALLVQQRLVEEGVDALVLVLLQPGVLRRSRILHLRRRLCRRSVLEWPRPAHPAAQRWFWHRLRRVIHQDRRATHAQLHGTYFTGQ